A genomic window from Streptomyces sp. 846.5 includes:
- a CDS encoding site-specific integrase, with translation MAKRRPNGAGSITRRKDGTYHGRVYVTTTEGVPKRISRYGKTYDEVAEKIAKLLELESKGVPTPDKTWKIGPFLLYWLAEIVKPTQRPTTYDKYESMVRLYLIPKLGKKSLTRLNVKDVRTFLRQMTADQTGASTIQECMKVLRNALNSAMREELLLRNVVTLVGIPSAESKEVIPWSAAEAIAFLRSARPHRLYAAFVLALVLGLRRGELLGLRWIDLDLGQGVAHPRKQVQRQKGKGLVHVDLKTKASKGALPLPLFCVEALGERRRLLELERAKAGEKWTDLDLVFGTETGGLYDPDHFSQCFQRRVKRSAQRRVRLHDTRHTCGSLLAWLGVHPNDAMKILRHSQIQTTLAIYTHVTTETQRAAAAKISAQLRDGMGGR, from the coding sequence ATGGCCAAGCGCAGGCCGAACGGGGCGGGGAGCATCACCCGCCGCAAGGACGGCACGTACCACGGGCGCGTCTACGTGACCACGACCGAGGGCGTGCCGAAGCGGATTTCCCGCTACGGCAAGACCTATGACGAGGTAGCCGAGAAGATCGCCAAACTGCTGGAACTGGAGTCCAAGGGGGTGCCGACCCCCGACAAGACGTGGAAGATCGGCCCCTTCCTGCTCTACTGGCTGGCCGAGATCGTGAAGCCCACCCAGCGGCCGACCACCTACGACAAGTACGAGTCGATGGTGCGGCTCTACCTCATCCCCAAGCTGGGAAAGAAGTCGCTGACCAGACTGAACGTCAAGGACGTCCGGACCTTCCTGCGGCAGATGACCGCCGACCAGACGGGCGCGTCCACCATCCAGGAGTGCATGAAGGTGCTCCGCAACGCCCTGAACAGCGCCATGCGGGAGGAACTGCTGCTCCGCAATGTGGTGACGCTGGTCGGCATCCCCTCGGCCGAGTCGAAGGAGGTCATCCCCTGGTCCGCTGCGGAGGCCATCGCCTTCCTGCGGTCGGCCCGTCCGCACCGGCTGTACGCCGCTTTCGTGCTGGCCCTGGTGCTGGGCCTGCGGCGCGGTGAGCTGCTGGGGCTGCGCTGGATCGACCTGGACCTTGGCCAGGGCGTGGCGCACCCGCGCAAGCAGGTGCAGCGGCAGAAGGGCAAGGGCCTGGTCCACGTGGACCTGAAGACCAAGGCGTCCAAGGGTGCGCTGCCGCTCCCGCTGTTCTGCGTGGAGGCGCTGGGGGAGCGGCGCCGGCTGCTGGAGTTGGAGCGGGCCAAGGCCGGGGAGAAGTGGACGGATCTGGACCTGGTCTTCGGCACCGAGACCGGTGGCCTGTATGACCCTGATCACTTCTCGCAGTGCTTCCAGCGGAGAGTCAAGCGCTCCGCGCAGCGAAGGGTGCGGTTGCACGACACCCGGCACACCTGCGGGAGCCTGCTCGCATGGCTCGGGGTCCACCCGAACGACGCGATGAAGATCCTGAGGCACAGTCAGATTCAGACCACGCTGGCGATCTACACCCACGTCACGACGGAGACCCAGCGGGCCGCCGCCGCCAAGATCAGCGCCCAGTTGCGGGACGGCATGGGGGGTCGCTGA
- the gyrB gene encoding DNA topoisomerase (ATP-hydrolyzing) subunit B yields MADSGDPSQTPENLSAEAAAAAAPVTEEVAEVLEALAPSSGSLSENNSSYDANAITVLEGLDAVRKRPGMYIGSTGERGLHHLVYEVVDNAVDEALAGHADTIGVTILSDGAVRVSDNGRGIPVGIVPGQGKPAVEVVLTVLHAGGKFGGGGYSVSGGLHGVGVSVVNALSQRLAVEIRTDGYRWTQDYKLGAPTAELERHEETDETGTTVTFWADGDIFETTEYSFDTLSRRFQEMAFLNKGLTIGLTDERPDHVDDDGKPFTVTYHYEGGISDFVTYLNSRKGDVIHPTVISFEAEDKGRTISAEIAMQWNTAYSEGVYSFANTIHTHEGGTHEEGFRAALTGLINRYARDKKLLREKDENLTGEDIREGLTAIISVKLGEPQFEGQTKTKLGNTEAKTFVQKVVHEHLNDWLDRNPVEAADIIRKSITAATARVAARKVRDLTRRKGLLETASLPGKLSDCQSKDPSECEIFIVEGDSAGGSAKQGRDPRVQAILPIRGKILNVEKARIDKVLQNAEVQALISAFGTGVHDDFDVSKLRYHKIVLMADADVDGHHINTLLLTLLFRFMRPLIEGGYVFLARPPLYKIKWGKDDFQYVYSDPERDAVIAAGRAAGRKLPKDDAIQRFKGLGEMNAEELRITTMDRDHRLLGQVTLEDAARADDLFSILMGEDVEARRSFIQRNAKDVRFLDV; encoded by the coding sequence GCCGAGGCCGCCGCTGCCGCAGCGCCCGTGACCGAAGAGGTCGCGGAGGTGTTGGAAGCCCTCGCGCCCTCCTCCGGCTCGCTCTCGGAGAACAACTCGTCCTACGACGCCAACGCGATCACCGTGCTGGAGGGTCTGGACGCGGTCCGCAAGCGCCCCGGCATGTACATCGGCTCCACCGGCGAGCGCGGCCTGCATCACCTGGTCTACGAGGTCGTGGACAACGCGGTGGACGAGGCCCTCGCCGGGCACGCCGACACCATCGGGGTGACCATCCTCTCCGACGGTGCGGTCCGGGTCAGCGACAACGGCCGCGGCATCCCGGTGGGCATCGTCCCCGGGCAGGGAAAGCCCGCCGTCGAGGTGGTGCTGACCGTGCTGCACGCCGGCGGCAAGTTCGGCGGCGGCGGCTACTCCGTCTCCGGCGGGCTGCACGGCGTCGGCGTGTCCGTGGTGAACGCGCTGTCGCAGCGCCTCGCCGTGGAGATCCGGACCGACGGCTACCGCTGGACCCAGGACTACAAGCTGGGCGCCCCCACGGCCGAGCTGGAGCGGCACGAGGAGACCGACGAGACCGGCACCACGGTCACCTTCTGGGCCGACGGCGACATCTTCGAGACCACCGAGTACTCCTTCGACACCCTGTCGCGGCGCTTCCAGGAGATGGCCTTCCTCAACAAGGGCCTCACCATCGGGCTGACCGACGAGCGCCCCGACCACGTCGACGACGACGGCAAGCCCTTCACGGTGACGTACCACTACGAGGGCGGCATCTCCGACTTCGTCACCTACCTCAACTCCCGCAAGGGAGACGTGATCCACCCCACCGTGATCAGCTTCGAGGCCGAGGACAAGGGCCGCACGATCTCGGCGGAGATCGCGATGCAGTGGAACACGGCGTACAGCGAGGGCGTGTACTCCTTCGCCAACACCATCCACACCCATGAGGGCGGCACCCACGAAGAGGGCTTCCGCGCCGCGCTGACCGGTCTGATCAACCGCTACGCGCGCGACAAGAAGCTGCTCCGGGAGAAGGACGAGAACCTCACCGGCGAGGACATCCGCGAGGGCCTGACCGCGATCATCAGCGTCAAGCTGGGCGAGCCGCAGTTCGAGGGCCAGACCAAGACCAAGCTGGGCAACACCGAGGCCAAGACCTTCGTCCAGAAGGTGGTCCACGAGCACCTCAACGACTGGCTGGACCGCAACCCGGTGGAGGCCGCGGACATCATCCGCAAGTCCATCACCGCCGCGACCGCCCGCGTCGCCGCCCGCAAGGTGCGCGACCTGACCCGTCGCAAGGGCCTGCTGGAGACCGCCTCGCTGCCCGGCAAGCTCTCGGACTGCCAGTCCAAGGACCCGTCCGAGTGCGAGATCTTCATCGTCGAGGGCGACTCGGCCGGCGGCTCCGCCAAGCAGGGCCGCGACCCGCGGGTGCAGGCGATCCTGCCGATCCGCGGCAAGATCCTCAACGTCGAGAAGGCCAGGATCGACAAGGTCCTGCAGAACGCCGAGGTCCAGGCGCTGATCTCGGCCTTCGGCACCGGCGTGCACGACGACTTCGACGTCTCCAAGCTGCGGTATCACAAGATCGTGCTGATGGCCGACGCCGACGTCGACGGCCACCACATCAACACCCTGCTGCTCACCCTGCTGTTCCGGTTCATGCGGCCGCTGATCGAGGGCGGCTACGTCTTCCTGGCCCGGCCGCCGCTGTACAAGATCAAGTGGGGCAAGGACGACTTCCAGTACGTCTACTCCGACCCCGAGCGCGACGCGGTCATCGCCGCCGGGCGCGCGGCCGGCCGCAAGCTGCCCAAGGACGACGCGATCCAGCGCTTCAAGGGCCTCGGCGAGATGAACGCCGAGGAGCTCCGGATCACCACCATGGACCGCGACCACCGGCTGCTCGGGCAGGTCACCCTGGAGGACGCGGCCCGTGCCGACGACCTGTTCTCCATTCTGATGGGCGAGGACGTCGAGGCCCGCCGCTCCTTCATCCAGCGCAACGCCAAGGACGTCCGCTTCCTGGACGTGTGA
- a CDS encoding DUF3566 domain-containing protein, whose translation MPTVTGGTPPRAPAVGGGSGGGNPRRRQGGAQGQQATAATPAAPGTAAPAAPERSGYSTPTTYQKGQATPAAGTRVPPAVASPAAAPAAAAARRPGPAAGPAAPPSGRTRRARLRVSRTDPWSVMKISFLLSIAMGIVTVVGVSLLWMVLDTAGVFSSIGGTLKQATGSDTTGGFDLQSYLSFGNVLTFTALIAVIDVVLMTALATLGSFIYNTAAGITGGVELTLAEEE comes from the coding sequence ATGCCGACGGTCACGGGGGGCACGCCGCCGCGCGCGCCCGCCGTGGGCGGCGGCAGCGGCGGCGGTAATCCGCGCCGCCGCCAGGGCGGGGCGCAGGGCCAGCAGGCCACCGCCGCTACCCCGGCCGCGCCCGGGACGGCCGCCCCGGCGGCTCCGGAGCGGTCCGGCTACTCGACGCCGACGACCTACCAGAAGGGCCAGGCGACGCCCGCGGCCGGCACCCGGGTGCCGCCGGCGGTGGCGTCCCCCGCTGCGGCGCCCGCAGCCGCGGCCGCCAGGCGCCCCGGACCCGCCGCCGGGCCCGCGGCGCCCCCGTCGGGCCGTACCCGCAGGGCACGGCTGCGGGTCTCCCGCACCGACCCCTGGTCGGTGATGAAGATCAGCTTCCTGCTGTCCATCGCGATGGGCATCGTCACCGTGGTGGGCGTCTCGCTGCTGTGGATGGTGCTGGACACCGCCGGAGTGTTCAGCTCGATCGGTGGCACCCTGAAGCAGGCCACCGGCTCCGACACCACCGGCGGGTTCGACCTCCAGTCGTACCTGTCCTTCGGCAATGTGCTGACCTTCACGGCCCTGATCGCCGTGATCGACGTGGTGCTGATGACGGCCCTGGCGACGCTGGGCTCCTTCATCTACAACACCGCCGCGGGCATCACCGGCGGTGTCGAGCTGACCCTCGCGGAGGAGGAGTAG
- the gyrA gene encoding DNA gyrase subunit A, which produces MPVQVEADLRIEQVELESEMQRSYLDYAMSVIVSRALPEVRDGLKPVHRRVLYAMYDGGYRPEKGYYKCARVVGDVMGNYHPHGDTSIYDTVVRLAQPWSLRMPLVDGNGNFGSPGNDPAAAMRYTECRMMPLAMEMMRDIDEETVDFSANYDGRSQEPDVLPARFPNLLVNGATGIAVGMATNIPPHNLREVASGALWYLNNPTASSEELLEALIERIKGPDFPTGALIVGRRGIEDAYRTGRGSITMRAVVEVEEIQGRQCLVITELPYQVNPDNLALKIADLVKDGRVGGIADVRDESSSRTGQRLVIVLKRDAVAKVVLNNLYKHTDLQTNFGANMLALVDGVPRTLAIDAFIRHWVNHQVEVIVRRTTFRLRKAEERAHILRGLLKALDAIDEVIATIRRSQTVEESRRGLMALLAIDELQANAILEMQLRRLAALEHQKITAEYDELMAKINEYNAILASPDRQRAIIAEELAVIVEKYGDDRRSTLIPYEGDMSVEDLIAEEDIVVTITRGGYVKRTRSDLYRSQKRGGKGVRGAQLKQDDIVDHFFVTTTHNWILFFTNKGRVYRAKGYELPDAGRDARGQHVANLLAFQPGEHIAQVMAVRTYEAAPYLILATREGLVKKTPLKDYDSPRSGGLIAINLRTDEEGRDDELIGAVLVSAEDDLLLVSKKAQAIRFTPTDEALRPMSRATSGVKGMSFREGDELLSLNVIRPGTYVFTATDGGYAKRTKVDEYRVQGRGGLGIKAAKIVEDRGTLVGALVVEETDEILAITLGGGVIRTRVAEVRETSRDTMGVQLINLGKRDAVVGIARNAEGAGEDDLDENGEDGTEGTASADSGAAEATAVEVTAGAVDNGDDDQADGSSE; this is translated from the coding sequence CTGCCCGTCCAGGTCGAGGCCGACCTGCGGATCGAGCAGGTCGAGCTCGAGAGCGAGATGCAGCGCTCCTACCTCGACTACGCGATGAGCGTCATCGTGAGCCGCGCCCTGCCGGAGGTCCGCGACGGGCTCAAGCCCGTCCACCGCCGGGTGCTGTACGCGATGTACGACGGCGGCTACCGCCCCGAGAAGGGCTACTACAAGTGCGCCCGCGTCGTCGGCGACGTCATGGGCAACTACCACCCGCACGGCGACACGTCGATCTACGACACCGTGGTGCGCCTGGCGCAGCCCTGGTCGCTGCGGATGCCGCTGGTGGACGGCAACGGCAACTTCGGCTCGCCGGGCAACGACCCGGCGGCGGCGATGCGCTACACCGAGTGCCGGATGATGCCGCTGGCCATGGAGATGATGCGGGACATCGACGAGGAGACCGTCGACTTCTCCGCCAACTACGACGGCCGCTCGCAGGAGCCCGACGTCCTCCCGGCCCGCTTCCCCAACCTGCTGGTCAACGGCGCCACCGGGATCGCGGTCGGGATGGCGACCAACATCCCGCCGCACAACCTGCGCGAGGTCGCCTCCGGCGCGCTGTGGTACCTGAACAACCCCACCGCCTCCAGCGAGGAGCTGCTGGAGGCGCTGATCGAGCGGATCAAGGGCCCGGACTTCCCCACCGGCGCGCTGATCGTCGGCCGCCGCGGCATCGAGGACGCCTACCGCACCGGTCGCGGCTCGATCACCATGCGCGCCGTGGTCGAGGTCGAGGAGATCCAGGGCCGGCAGTGCCTGGTGATCACCGAGCTGCCGTACCAGGTCAACCCGGACAACCTGGCGCTGAAGATCGCCGACCTGGTCAAGGACGGCCGGGTCGGCGGCATCGCCGACGTCCGCGACGAGTCCTCGTCCAGGACCGGCCAGCGGCTGGTGATCGTGCTCAAGCGCGACGCGGTCGCCAAGGTGGTGCTGAACAACCTCTACAAGCACACCGACCTGCAGACCAACTTCGGCGCCAACATGCTGGCCCTGGTCGACGGGGTGCCGCGGACGCTGGCGATCGACGCCTTCATCCGGCACTGGGTCAACCACCAGGTCGAGGTCATCGTCCGGCGCACCACCTTCCGGCTGCGCAAGGCCGAGGAGCGGGCCCACATCCTGCGCGGGCTGCTCAAGGCGCTGGACGCGATCGACGAGGTCATCGCCACCATCCGGCGCTCGCAGACGGTCGAGGAGTCCCGCCGGGGCCTGATGGCGCTGCTCGCGATCGACGAGCTCCAGGCCAACGCGATCCTGGAGATGCAGCTGCGCCGGCTGGCCGCGCTGGAGCACCAGAAGATCACGGCCGAGTACGACGAGCTGATGGCCAAGATCAACGAGTACAACGCGATCCTGGCCTCCCCGGACCGCCAGCGCGCGATCATCGCCGAGGAGCTGGCGGTCATCGTGGAGAAGTACGGCGACGACCGCCGCTCGACGCTGATCCCCTACGAGGGGGACATGTCGGTCGAGGACCTCATCGCCGAAGAGGACATCGTCGTCACCATCACCCGCGGCGGGTACGTCAAGCGCACCCGCAGCGACCTCTACCGCTCGCAGAAGCGCGGCGGCAAGGGGGTGCGCGGCGCACAGCTGAAGCAGGACGACATCGTCGACCACTTCTTCGTGACCACCACGCACAACTGGATCCTGTTCTTCACCAACAAGGGCCGGGTCTACCGGGCCAAGGGCTACGAGCTGCCGGACGCCGGCCGCGACGCCCGCGGCCAGCACGTGGCCAACCTGCTGGCGTTCCAGCCGGGCGAGCACATCGCCCAGGTGATGGCGGTGCGCACCTACGAGGCCGCCCCCTACCTGATCCTGGCGACCCGCGAGGGCCTGGTGAAGAAGACGCCGCTGAAGGACTACGACTCGCCGCGCTCCGGCGGTCTGATCGCGATCAACCTCCGCACCGACGAGGAGGGCCGCGACGACGAGCTGATCGGCGCGGTGCTGGTGTCCGCCGAGGACGACCTGCTGCTGGTCAGCAAGAAGGCCCAGGCGATCCGCTTCACCCCGACCGACGAGGCGCTGCGGCCGATGAGCCGGGCGACCTCAGGTGTGAAGGGTATGAGTTTCCGTGAGGGCGACGAACTGCTCTCGCTGAACGTCATCCGCCCGGGAACCTATGTGTTCACTGCGACCGACGGCGGTTACGCCAAGCGGACGAAGGTGGACGAGTACCGTGTTCAGGGACGTGGTGGGCTGGGGATCAAGGCAGCCAAGATCGTCGAGGACCGGGGTACCCTGGTCGGCGCTCTGGTTGTGGAGGAAACGGACGAAATCCTGGCAATCACCCTGGGCGGCGGAGTGATTCGCACCCGGGTTGCCGAAGTTCGTGAAACCAGTCGTGACACCATGGGCGTCCAACTGATCAACCTGGGTAAGCGGGACGCCGTCGTCGGCATCGCCCGCAACGCCGAGGGAGCCGGTGAGGACGACCTGGACGAGAACGGCGAGGACGGCACCGAGGGCACTGCGTCAGCGGACTCCGGCGCCGCCGAGGCCACCGCAGTCGAGGTCACGGCCGGGGCAGTCGACAACGGGGACGACGACCAGGCGGACGGCTCGTCCGAGTAG
- a CDS encoding helix-turn-helix domain-containing protein translates to MTTAEALTVPEVMSALRLSRSKVYDLLRARELPSFHIGRSRRIAADALAEYIRRQSAEEN, encoded by the coding sequence ATGACCACCGCCGAAGCCCTGACCGTGCCCGAAGTCATGTCCGCCCTTCGACTGAGCCGTAGCAAGGTCTACGACCTGCTCCGCGCCCGTGAACTGCCCAGCTTCCACATCGGCCGGAGCCGTCGGATCGCCGCCGACGCCCTGGCCGAGTACATCCGCCGCCAGTCCGCTGAGGAGAACTGA